The window AGATAGAATCTGAAAAGTTGTCTTCGTGCAGCTGAGCAGAAAATTATTCTCAGCATGGACATCACAAAGCTGTAAACACCACAGTAGTGATGCTGCCCtggagtgtaggagtagcctaatggttagtacagcgggcttcaatcccagcatcctgagttcaagtcccactccGTTGCCTCACAAaacccaagattgtgagccctctagggacagagattgTACCTGCTTACAATGTGTGATTGTCCTTCACCTTGAGCTTGAAAGTTAATCAGACTATAAATGcctgaattaaattaaaattaaatatgacTCACACCAGTGATGTTGCTGCAAACCTCCTTCCTTCTATCAGCCAAGAGAGAAAGGCTTCCTCCAGGCCAAGGGTAGGGTGTGGTGGGAAAGATGTTCCTGACCCTAAAGAATGGAAACCCAAAATGTTGCTGGCTATTTCCCCCAGTCTGCTAGATCCAACTCATTGAAAACAGGAGCCGCTAATCTCTGGGAGTTGGTATATTTCTTCTGAGTCCTAGCTCGGCTTTCTAACAGTTTTTTCTGAATGAGGAGTAGAAGTTGCTTTTTTTACACGGTTTAATGGTTGGAACCCATTTTGGAAAAggtaaaatagaaataaaaattaacaGTCACAATCAAAGTGAACAAAACAGAATCAATATACATTTACAATAGAATTAACAATGAAATAAAACTCAGAAGCATCCAATACAAAATATTCAACAATAACATACTCAAATCACATAATATCAAACACAAACCACGACTGATTAGAGCTATCCAGAACTAGCCACACTTACATCATCAGAACCCAATAGCTACTCTCAAACTTCCATCACAAACACTAAAGTGAGCTCCCGTGTTAATGTGTGTTATTAGTAATCAAATCCCATTGTGGTAAATAGCATTTGTTAAGGCGCTGACCTTCAGTGGAAGACCATATCAAGCTCTTTCTCCATGGATACTTGCTAGAACAGGGATGGGCATCCACAGCtccaagggccacaacccattcaggttttcaagacttccacaatgaatatgcatgagattgatttgcatgtactgcttctgtTGTATGAAAATagatatcatgaatattcattgtggaaaacttgactgggttgtggccctcaaggaccatggttgcccatccctgtgcTAGAAGATGGGCATCTCCTCTCTATGATAATGTGCTGTGGTTTAGACTCCACGTTGAAGTTACCTCCCAAGGACTTTCCTCAATGCGTTTTTCACCTCCTTGTTCCTCAGGCTGTAAATAAGGGGGTTCAGCATAGGGGTGATAGTCGTGTAGAGCACAGACAAGATTTTACCTTGATCCAAGGAGAACGTTGAGGTGGGTCTTAGGTACATGGAGAAGAGCGATAAATAATACACAGAGACCACAGTGAGGTGGGAGGAGCAGGTAGAGAAGGCTTTAAGCTTTCCCTCTGCAGAGCGGATCCTCAGGATGGCTGAGATGATGAAAATGTAAGATATAAGAGTGACTAGGAAGGCTGGCAATGATAtcaaagcagcttcaaaaaataatgtgatttcagGGCCAGATGTATCAGTGCAGGAAATCTTTAACAGCGGCATGAGTTCACAGAAGAAATGATCAATTACTTTAGAGGCACAAAATGAAAGATGGGTGACAGATGCCGTGATTGTTCCAGAAGGCACAAAGCCGATGGTCCAGGAAGCAGCTGCCAGCAGGCCACAGACTCTGTGTCTCATGATCAGTGAATAGTGCAAGGGGTGGCAGACTGCGGCATAGCGGTCATAAGCCATAGCGGTGAGGAGAAAGATCTCCACGCAAGTGGAGCCCATGAAGAAATAGAGCTGCACAATGCACTCAGCAAAGGAAATGGTCTTCTCCCCTGACAGGAAGATGGCTAAGAGTTTTGGGATGATGGTGGAGCTACAGCAGATGTCTGTGAGTGACAGGTTGCCCAGAAAGAAGTACATGGGGGTGTGCAAGGAAGGATCAACGCAGATCAGTGTGATCATCAAAACATTCCCCAGAAGGATGATGAAGTAGATGAAGAGGAAGACCAGGAAGAGAGGGAACTGCAGTCTGGGGTTATCAGAAAGTCCCAGAATGATGAATTCTGTCATCTCTGTCATGTTCTCCACATCCACTGGGTCCATTGCTTTTGTTCTGGGAGTGTAAGAAATTAGAATTTCTAAGTAAAGGTGCAGATTCTTCTGTTTTAGCTTTTTTCTAACCTCAAGGTCCATCCACTGTgctaaatgtattgaactttacATACATTGCAATGTGTAGCCTGGTTTAGTGTTGTAATCCCAGAGTACTCAGGGTACTGCATGACAGCTACAGAgttcaaaattaataaaattcATAATCACTGACAGAAAGCCGCCCTCTGAAAACACAGCTGTGGAAATAGCCTTAATAGTCAAGTTCCCCCCCTGCTTGAGGAAGTGAGTTTTCTTCCTAAAACTGTTCAAACGCACCATCCACAGGAACTGAGATCTAAGAGGGGGTCTCTTTTCTTTCCAGGGACTGAGATGGATTCTTAAGAAATGGGACACCACATCTGCCCCTCTGGTGTCCCTTCAGACGCGTTCCCTCCCCGTCCCACCGGGTACATCACATCCCGTGGATCCTCTCCATCACAAATCACCAGATTTATTCAGTCACGATAAACAGATTTTATATTCCCTGTGAAAAATTATATATGTAGAAAAATGACAGCAAAATGCCTGTTCCTGGCTGGTGGGCCCAACCCCTGGGGAAGCTCCTGAATAAAACTCTAAGGGACCGATATTCAGCTCAATGCAGTCAACAGCTTTTAAGTGGCTTGTAGCCGCAGGCTGAACTAACCTCAGGACATGATGCACATCTCCTGCCTCTGAAAATCTGAGTGTGTGTGCTGACCGGACGTTAACCAGACATTGGCCcatattcagtccgctaaccagCCAAGCAAGCACATAGGCTGACTCTCCCAAGCTCTGGCCTGGGACTACCCCGAACCCTGCCCGTTTGGAAATAGCcagttagcagagatattcaaTGGGTTCAATGGAGTTGAATATCAGTGGCCGGCTAACTCAGCGGGGTTTAACCGAGCAGAAGCCTCGACCCCTAAATTATATCTGATCAGATCATAGACATtacagcagaggcatagctaggtggctTGCAGgagagcgaccgctcccccaaacagacttcagGCAGCATCGGCACCTATTTTTCACGTGATCTGTTGTGTTTCAAATACACGCCGGCAAAGTCGGCAGTCTGCTTTCCGCTCCCCCCACGCCCTCAACCTGGTTATGTTTCTGTATTACAGCCACAGGCTACTGGATCACTTGGTTTTTTTTCTTACCTGTGCAGCAGCGCCACCTCATCTCCTGCCTAACCCAGTGGAGGAAAGACCTCGGGTGTCTTAAATACTTTAAGAATGAGCTGTGGAGAGAAAACTGTGATCTTCTCATCTGGGAAATTAAGAAGACTCACAGACAATTAAAGGAAATGTTCTAAGTCTGTGTTCCTTGAAAAATTTACAAGTGATTGATCTGTGGGGAGAACACATTTTGGGCCCCTCGTGCTTCTCTGTTCCCAGCTGTGGTAGTGAATTATCACGCTGGTTATAGAAGGGTACAAGGAGTTTGATCTCAGCTTCACCTGCAGTGGTCACTGGTCAGCATTTGGGAGTGAAAGGTTCTTTCCctgtctgcccctctctctctctcacacacacacacacagtagatgctcgcagcgctgtacactcgaACATGTAAGAGACGATCCCTGCGCAACAGAGCTTACTATCTCTGGGGATGTGCACAGTAACCCCTGGATACTATATATCGCTCTGAAATTTCCACACAGGAATCGAAGGACATTCCATAACAAttgcgcataacctaattggttatcTAGCTAATCGGTGCTGATAAGTGAatgttaagaagcaattatcagcaccaattggcaattagaatgtatgcgcacaacttgctaagcgtattctgtaacgtggtgtgtgcaaattctaatggcTGCTGTGGAAaaggggcgtggaatgggtggttcGTGGATGTTCCGAAAATTTACaagcaggtttatagaatacactcgctgCACACCTTAACTTAGTTTTTCTTGGCACAAATAGacgcacctagagttaggtgctgGCATAGCCAATAGGCGTATTctatagaccaggggcgtagccagacttcggtgggagagggggccagagcccgaggtgagggggcacattttagcccccccccccccccaccacaaccacttttgaccccccccccccccagcgcccctccccttttgacccccctccccccccagtcacAATTAGTTCTTTCTTATAG is drawn from Microcaecilia unicolor chromosome 14, aMicUni1.1, whole genome shotgun sequence and contains these coding sequences:
- the LOC115457553 gene encoding olfactory receptor 5B12-like yields the protein MDPVDVENMTEMTEFIILGLSDNPRLQFPLFLVFLFIYFIILLGNVLMITLICVDPSLHTPMYFFLGNLSLTDICCSSTIIPKLLAIFLSGEKTISFAECIVQLYFFMGSTCVEIFLLTAMAYDRYAAVCHPLHYSLIMRHRVCGLLAAASWTIGFVPSGTITASVTHLSFCASKVIDHFFCELMPLLKISCTDTSGPEITLFFEAALISLPAFLVTLISYIFIISAILRIRSAEGKLKAFSTCSSHLTVVSVYYLSLFSMYLRPTSTFSLDQGKILSVLYTTITPMLNPLIYSLRNKEVKNALRKVLGR